One part of the Anaeromyxobacter sp. Fw109-5 genome encodes these proteins:
- a CDS encoding cytochrome c biogenesis protein CcdA, whose product MSVDIPGLFAAGLLTFLSPCVLPLVPIYLGLLGGASASDVRAGSARGRLVATAGAFSLGLASVFVALGLGASAAGALLEAHRETLLRVAGVVVVAFGLKFLGLLRLPGLDRERRPLLARAAPGGSLLASFAFGGAFALGWTPCIGPVLGSVLTYTVSSGASAARGALYLATYAAGLVAPLLVAAAFAPRALRLLDRVKPHLRKVELATGALLVAVGALLATDRLMVLMPSMGGDAPLALAPGAPPPPAVPIDGDAAPCDASAPSSRECALPPIDAAPAEPAGALAAQLAASAGPRVVEVMSRSCPVCRSMEPVVAEAERGCPGAHVQRRLVEEPEGAELARRHGVRGVPTFLVLDGSGREVRRLVGAQSVEALAGALQLATGRLCDARSLERPATARGG is encoded by the coding sequence ATGAGCGTCGACATCCCCGGCCTGTTCGCCGCAGGCCTCCTCACCTTCCTGTCGCCCTGCGTCCTGCCGCTGGTCCCGATCTACCTCGGGCTCCTCGGCGGCGCGTCGGCGAGCGACGTCCGCGCGGGCAGCGCGCGCGGGCGGCTCGTCGCCACCGCGGGCGCGTTCTCCCTCGGCCTCGCGAGCGTGTTCGTCGCGCTCGGCCTGGGGGCGAGCGCCGCAGGCGCCCTGCTCGAGGCGCACCGCGAGACGCTCCTGCGGGTGGCGGGCGTGGTGGTCGTCGCGTTCGGTCTGAAGTTCCTCGGCCTCCTGCGGCTGCCGGGGCTGGATCGCGAGCGGCGCCCCCTGCTCGCGCGCGCCGCGCCGGGAGGGTCGCTGCTCGCGTCCTTCGCCTTCGGCGGCGCCTTCGCGCTCGGCTGGACGCCCTGCATCGGGCCGGTGCTCGGATCGGTGCTCACCTACACCGTCAGCTCTGGCGCGAGCGCGGCGCGCGGGGCGCTCTACCTCGCCACCTACGCGGCCGGCCTCGTCGCGCCGCTCCTCGTGGCGGCCGCGTTCGCGCCGCGCGCGCTGCGGCTCCTCGATCGCGTGAAGCCGCACCTGCGGAAGGTGGAGCTCGCGACCGGCGCGCTCCTCGTGGCGGTCGGCGCGCTCCTCGCGACCGACCGGCTGATGGTCCTCATGCCCTCGATGGGCGGCGACGCCCCGCTCGCCCTCGCCCCCGGCGCGCCGCCGCCCCCAGCCGTGCCGATCGACGGGGACGCCGCCCCGTGCGACGCGAGCGCGCCATCCTCGAGGGAGTGCGCGCTGCCGCCCATCGACGCCGCGCCCGCGGAGCCCGCGGGCGCGCTCGCGGCGCAGCTCGCGGCCTCCGCCGGTCCGCGGGTGGTCGAGGTCATGAGCCGGAGCTGCCCCGTGTGCCGGAGCATGGAGCCCGTCGTCGCGGAGGCGGAGCGCGGCTGCCCCGGCGCGCACGTGCAGAGGCGGCTCGTGGAGGAGCCGGAGGGGGCCGAGCTGGCGCGACGCCACGGCGTCCGCGGCGTCCCCACGTTCCTCGTGCTCGACGGCTCCGGGCGCGAGGTGCGCCGGCTCGTCGGGGCTCAGTCGGTGGAGGCGCTCGCCGGTGCGCTCCAGCTCGCCACCGGCCGCCTCTGCGATGCGCGCTCGCTCGAGCGCCCCGCGACGGCGCGCGGCGGCTGA
- a CDS encoding S41 family peptidase, producing the protein MALPALLSLLFAVAATPAAAHASAVPPPPALGGAAPVEPAASPAAPAADVCDGTASLPEDLACGDAPLCSARQRVKLACDLRDAMEKRYVFFPVKGRLLARDGKPSFDSRAHLDACVAEERAIPREDEPFRFYDRMRRCTAAFEDGHLLFGAPVRLPQVALGFGLRLTAGGEVLIANREKRLLGHLAKMPGLRGIDEVLAVGNEVLEIDGAPAAERVEELARYVQGSSRAARLERAVDAMTRRDFAYPRRRTTTIAVSVRGVRRVVELPWWISPDAARHPMTERYVRRTGIATNERLAWRYDKGADTWARDPGAAEGYLRTDTILPARDAAALAEYLDEGDRVAMRLGEVVRRRDRAFCYAQVLSFHTEQLHSDGGEPRAFTSVLERFVSECKGKGLDLVVDLRQNQGGYIAHSSSLFAMLSRPGEAYPGGALLLRATTQNQLVYEQRMPTASAAPAGDAEDALAPRKIVEAIGRARRDRRDYTPAFLEGPVHPSDAVGGFAGRVVVLTSPSCMSACDRLAGLLRSARRAVLVGGPTEGAGGSQQEAKNLGARWSDPDGLLSVSIPNAAMGVQPLEADAPLAAQAERSAEEFFTALAFENRPVQPHVPYATTAADVAGHNGGWLEQVEAVLFEGVAVREGIAGF; encoded by the coding sequence ATGGCGCTGCCCGCACTGCTCTCGCTCCTCTTCGCCGTCGCCGCGACGCCCGCGGCGGCCCACGCGTCGGCCGTCCCGCCTCCGCCCGCCCTCGGCGGCGCCGCACCCGTCGAGCCCGCGGCGTCGCCGGCGGCCCCCGCCGCCGACGTGTGCGACGGGACCGCCTCCCTGCCGGAGGACCTGGCCTGCGGCGACGCCCCGCTGTGCTCCGCGCGCCAGCGGGTGAAGCTCGCGTGCGACCTGCGCGACGCGATGGAGAAGCGATACGTCTTCTTCCCGGTGAAGGGGCGCCTCCTCGCGCGCGACGGCAAGCCGAGCTTCGACTCGCGCGCGCACCTCGACGCGTGCGTGGCCGAGGAGCGCGCCATCCCGCGGGAGGACGAGCCGTTCCGCTTCTACGACCGGATGCGCCGCTGCACCGCCGCCTTCGAGGACGGGCACCTGCTCTTCGGCGCGCCGGTGCGGCTCCCGCAGGTCGCGCTCGGGTTCGGCCTGCGGCTCACCGCGGGGGGCGAGGTCCTCATCGCGAACCGCGAGAAGAGGCTCCTCGGCCACCTCGCGAAGATGCCGGGGCTCCGCGGGATCGACGAGGTCCTCGCGGTGGGCAACGAGGTGCTGGAGATCGACGGGGCGCCCGCGGCGGAGCGGGTCGAGGAGCTCGCCCGCTACGTGCAGGGGAGCTCGCGTGCCGCCCGCCTGGAGCGGGCGGTCGACGCGATGACGCGCCGCGACTTCGCCTACCCGCGGCGGCGCACCACGACGATCGCGGTGTCGGTGCGCGGCGTCCGCCGGGTGGTGGAGCTGCCCTGGTGGATCTCTCCCGACGCCGCCCGGCACCCGATGACGGAGCGCTACGTCCGCCGCACCGGGATCGCCACGAACGAGCGGCTCGCCTGGCGGTACGACAAGGGCGCCGACACCTGGGCGCGCGATCCGGGCGCCGCCGAGGGGTACCTGCGGACGGACACCATCCTGCCGGCGCGAGACGCCGCGGCGCTCGCCGAGTACCTGGACGAGGGCGACCGCGTCGCGATGCGGCTCGGCGAGGTGGTGCGCCGCCGCGATCGCGCCTTCTGCTACGCGCAGGTGCTGTCGTTCCACACCGAGCAGCTGCACTCGGACGGCGGGGAGCCGCGCGCGTTCACCTCGGTGCTCGAGCGCTTCGTCAGCGAGTGCAAGGGGAAGGGCCTCGACCTCGTGGTGGACCTGCGCCAGAACCAGGGCGGCTACATCGCCCACTCGAGCTCGCTGTTCGCGATGCTCTCCCGCCCCGGGGAGGCCTACCCCGGCGGCGCCCTCCTGCTGCGCGCGACCACGCAGAACCAGCTCGTCTACGAGCAGCGCATGCCCACCGCGAGCGCCGCGCCCGCCGGCGACGCGGAGGACGCCCTCGCGCCCCGCAAGATCGTCGAGGCGATCGGGCGCGCGCGGCGCGACCGCCGAGACTACACGCCCGCCTTCCTGGAAGGTCCGGTGCACCCGAGCGACGCGGTGGGCGGCTTCGCGGGGCGGGTGGTGGTGCTCACCAGCCCGAGCTGCATGAGCGCCTGCGACCGGCTCGCTGGCCTGCTGCGCAGCGCGCGGCGCGCCGTGCTCGTCGGCGGGCCGACGGAGGGCGCGGGCGGCAGCCAGCAGGAGGCGAAGAACCTGGGCGCGCGCTGGTCGGATCCCGACGGGCTCCTGTCCGTGTCGATCCCGAACGCGGCGATGGGCGTGCAGCCCCTCGAGGCGGATGCGCCCCTCGCGGCGCAGGCCGAGCGCTCCGCCGAGGAGTTCTTCACCGCGCTCGCCTTCGAGAACCGGCCCGTGCAGCCGCACGTGCCGTACGCGACCACGGCGGCGGACGTGGCCGGACACAACGGCGGCTGGCTCGAGCAGGTGGAGGCCGTCCTGTTCGAGGGCGTCGCGGTCCGCGAGGGGATCGCGGGGTTCTAG
- the aceF gene encoding dihydrolipoyllysine-residue acetyltransferase produces MSTIEVKVPALGDFKDVPVIDVLVKPGEAVSKDDPLVTLESEKATMDVPAPASGTIRDLKVKVGDRVSEGSVVLTLEAGEAAGAKAAQQAPPPAPAAAKAPAAGRRDGPSAAAAPPRDGPAAPAPARAEPAPPPPGRSATPAGGGPLEVKVPAIGDFEDVPVIEVLVKAGDGVERDAPLVTLESEKATMDVPAPAAGTVRELKVKVGDRVSEGSVILVLDAAGAPAGGRPEAAAAPAAPAAPAPAAPPPPEVEARPAPAPPRAPAPAAEEEGRVAVPHASPSVRKLARELGVDLARVQPSGPRGRILHEDVQRFVKGVVSAAAAGGGAGAGLDLAPWPKVDFAKYGPVEVQPLSRIKRISRTNLARNWVMIPHVTQHDEADITELERFRVELNQERAKEGVKVTLLAFVLKACVAALRRFPEFNSSLEGDQLVLKRYFHIGFAADTPGGLVVPVVKDADRKGVLEIARELAELAQKARDGKLQLADMQGGTFSVSSLGGIGGTAFTPIINAPEVAILGVSRSATKPVWDGERFAPRLMLPLSLSYDHRVVDGAAAARFTSHLAQLLADMRRAML; encoded by the coding sequence ATGAGCACCATCGAGGTGAAGGTCCCGGCCCTCGGCGACTTCAAGGACGTGCCGGTCATCGACGTCCTCGTGAAGCCGGGCGAGGCGGTGAGCAAGGACGATCCGCTCGTCACGCTCGAGTCCGAGAAGGCCACGATGGACGTGCCGGCGCCCGCGTCCGGCACCATCCGCGATCTCAAGGTGAAGGTCGGCGACCGCGTCAGCGAGGGGAGCGTGGTGCTCACCCTCGAGGCCGGCGAGGCCGCGGGGGCGAAGGCGGCCCAGCAGGCTCCGCCGCCCGCGCCCGCCGCCGCGAAGGCGCCCGCGGCAGGGCGGCGCGACGGGCCCTCCGCCGCGGCCGCTCCCCCACGCGACGGGCCCGCCGCGCCCGCTCCGGCCCGCGCCGAGCCCGCTCCTCCGCCGCCGGGGCGGTCGGCCACGCCGGCGGGCGGAGGACCGCTCGAGGTGAAGGTGCCCGCCATCGGCGACTTCGAGGACGTGCCGGTGATCGAGGTGCTGGTGAAGGCCGGCGACGGGGTCGAGCGGGACGCTCCGCTCGTCACGCTGGAGTCGGAGAAGGCGACGATGGACGTGCCGGCGCCGGCGGCCGGCACCGTCCGCGAGCTCAAGGTGAAGGTCGGCGATCGCGTCAGCGAGGGGAGCGTCATCCTCGTCCTCGACGCCGCCGGCGCGCCCGCCGGCGGCCGTCCGGAGGCGGCCGCCGCTCCCGCGGCTCCCGCCGCCCCGGCGCCCGCGGCGCCGCCCCCGCCCGAGGTCGAGGCCCGGCCGGCCCCGGCGCCCCCGCGCGCTCCCGCGCCGGCGGCCGAGGAGGAGGGGAGGGTGGCGGTGCCGCACGCCTCGCCTTCGGTGCGGAAGCTCGCGCGGGAGCTGGGCGTGGACCTGGCGCGCGTGCAGCCCTCCGGTCCGCGGGGCCGGATCCTGCACGAGGACGTGCAGCGGTTCGTGAAGGGCGTCGTGAGCGCGGCCGCGGCGGGCGGCGGCGCGGGCGCCGGGCTCGACCTCGCCCCGTGGCCGAAGGTGGACTTCGCGAAGTACGGCCCGGTCGAGGTGCAGCCGCTCTCGCGCATCAAGCGGATCTCGCGCACGAACCTGGCGCGGAACTGGGTGATGATCCCGCACGTCACGCAGCACGACGAGGCGGACATCACCGAGCTCGAGCGGTTCCGCGTCGAGCTGAACCAGGAGCGCGCGAAGGAGGGGGTGAAGGTGACGCTGCTCGCCTTCGTGCTGAAGGCGTGCGTGGCAGCCCTCCGGCGGTTCCCGGAGTTCAACTCCTCCCTCGAGGGCGATCAGCTCGTCCTGAAGCGCTACTTCCACATCGGGTTCGCGGCGGACACGCCCGGTGGGCTCGTCGTGCCGGTGGTGAAGGACGCGGATCGCAAGGGCGTCCTCGAGATCGCGCGGGAGCTCGCCGAGCTCGCGCAGAAGGCGCGCGACGGCAAGCTGCAGCTCGCGGACATGCAGGGCGGGACGTTCTCGGTGTCGAGCCTGGGCGGCATCGGCGGGACGGCCTTCACGCCCATCATCAACGCCCCCGAGGTCGCCATCCTCGGCGTGTCGCGCAGCGCGACGAAGCCGGTGTGGGACGGGGAGCGGTTCGCGCCACGGCTGATGCTGCCCCTGTCGCTCTCCTACGACCACCGGGTGGTCGACGGGGCGGCCGCCGCACGGTTCACGAGCCACCTCGCGCAGCTCCTCGCGGACATGCGGCGCGCCATGCTGTAG
- the aceE gene encoding pyruvate dehydrogenase (acetyl-transferring), homodimeric type has translation MDPLSSPDIDPQETREWLDALEGVLEREGTERAHFLIEHLIDRARRSGAYVPFSANTAYINTIPVEKQPRFPGDFALEQRIRHYIRWNAMAMVVRANKHTNVGGHIASFASAATLYDVGYNHFWRSWSEERGGDLVFLQGHSSPGVYARAFLLGLISEEQLANFRQEVDGKGISSYPHPWLMPDFWQFPTVSMGLGPLMAIYQARFMKYLHDRGVVDTEGRKVWAFTGDGEMDEPEAMGAIGLAGREQLDNLIFVVNCNLQRLDGPVRGNGKIIQELESTFRGAGWNVIKVIWGRHWDPLLAKDKSGALRRRMMEVVDGEYQLYKSRSGAYVREHFFDSAELKDLVSELSDDDIWRLNRGGHDPFKVYAAYDAAVKHEGQPTVILAKTIKGYGMGEAGEAMNIAHQQKKIAVDAIRRFRDRFELPVPDAALEEVPFLRFEEGSKELEYMRARRAELGGDRPRRRRRAPESLEVPPLAAFDRLLKSTEDREISTTMALVQMMSILARDKKIGARVVPIVPDEGRTFGMEGMYRQLGIWSHVGQLYTPEDAEQLAFYREDKKGQVLQEGITEAGGMADWMAAASAYSTHGRSMIPFYVFYSMFGFQRVGDFAWAAGDMRCRGFLVGGTSGRTTLNGEGLQHEDGHSHVFSAVIPNCRSYDPTFSYEVAVIVQDGLRRMVQEQEDVYYYVTVLNENYVHPAMPEGAAEDIIRGMYLFKRGGTGDKKAPRVQLLGSGAIFREVIAAADLLKSHWGVDADLWACPSFTELARDGMAIARENLLHPEAPAKKSHVERCLGETSGPVVAATDYVRAFAEQIRPYVGRRYLVLGTDGYGRSDTRERLRRFFEVDRHHVAVAALKALADEGKLPPAKVAEAIRKYGIDPAKPAPWTV, from the coding sequence ATGGACCCGCTTTCCAGCCCCGACATCGACCCGCAGGAGACGCGCGAGTGGCTCGACGCCCTGGAGGGCGTCCTCGAGCGCGAAGGGACGGAGCGCGCGCACTTCCTCATCGAGCACCTCATCGACCGGGCGCGAAGGTCCGGCGCCTACGTGCCGTTCTCCGCGAACACCGCCTACATCAACACCATCCCGGTGGAGAAGCAGCCGCGCTTCCCCGGCGACTTCGCCCTCGAGCAGCGGATCCGCCACTACATCCGCTGGAACGCGATGGCGATGGTGGTCCGCGCGAACAAGCACACCAACGTCGGCGGCCACATCGCGAGCTTCGCCTCCGCCGCCACGCTCTACGACGTCGGCTACAACCACTTCTGGCGCTCCTGGAGCGAGGAGCGCGGCGGGGACCTCGTGTTCCTGCAGGGCCACTCCTCGCCCGGCGTCTACGCGCGCGCGTTCCTGCTCGGCCTCATCAGCGAGGAGCAGCTCGCGAACTTCCGCCAGGAGGTGGACGGGAAGGGCATCTCCTCGTACCCGCACCCGTGGCTCATGCCCGACTTCTGGCAGTTCCCCACCGTGTCGATGGGGCTCGGGCCGCTCATGGCCATCTACCAGGCGCGCTTCATGAAGTACCTGCACGACCGGGGCGTGGTGGACACCGAGGGGCGCAAGGTGTGGGCGTTCACGGGCGACGGCGAGATGGACGAGCCGGAGGCCATGGGGGCGATCGGGCTCGCCGGCCGCGAGCAGCTCGACAACCTCATCTTCGTCGTGAACTGCAACCTGCAGCGGCTCGACGGGCCGGTGCGCGGCAACGGCAAGATCATCCAGGAGCTGGAGAGCACCTTCCGCGGCGCCGGCTGGAACGTCATCAAGGTCATCTGGGGACGGCACTGGGACCCGCTGCTCGCGAAGGACAAGAGCGGCGCGCTCCGCCGCCGGATGATGGAGGTCGTCGACGGTGAGTACCAGCTGTACAAGTCGCGCAGCGGGGCCTACGTCCGCGAGCACTTCTTCGACTCGGCCGAGCTGAAGGACCTCGTCTCCGAGCTCTCCGACGACGACATCTGGCGCCTGAACCGCGGCGGCCACGATCCGTTCAAGGTCTACGCCGCCTACGACGCGGCCGTGAAGCACGAGGGGCAGCCGACGGTCATCCTCGCGAAGACCATCAAGGGCTACGGCATGGGGGAGGCGGGCGAGGCGATGAACATCGCCCACCAGCAGAAGAAGATCGCGGTGGACGCGATCCGCCGGTTCCGCGACCGCTTCGAGCTGCCCGTCCCCGACGCCGCGCTCGAGGAGGTGCCGTTCCTCAGGTTCGAGGAGGGCTCCAAGGAGCTCGAGTACATGAGGGCGCGGCGGGCCGAGCTCGGGGGCGATCGCCCGCGCCGGCGGCGCCGCGCGCCCGAGTCGCTCGAGGTGCCGCCGCTCGCCGCGTTCGACCGGCTCCTCAAGAGCACCGAGGACCGGGAGATCTCCACCACCATGGCGCTCGTGCAGATGATGAGCATCCTCGCCCGCGACAAGAAGATCGGCGCGCGCGTGGTGCCCATCGTGCCGGACGAGGGGCGCACCTTCGGCATGGAGGGCATGTACCGGCAGCTCGGCATCTGGAGCCACGTGGGGCAGCTCTACACGCCGGAGGACGCCGAGCAGCTCGCCTTCTACCGCGAGGACAAGAAGGGGCAGGTGCTGCAGGAGGGCATCACCGAGGCGGGCGGGATGGCGGACTGGATGGCGGCGGCGTCCGCCTACTCCACGCACGGCCGCTCGATGATCCCGTTCTACGTCTTCTACTCGATGTTCGGCTTCCAGCGGGTCGGCGACTTCGCCTGGGCGGCGGGCGACATGCGCTGCCGCGGCTTCCTCGTCGGCGGCACCTCGGGGCGCACCACCCTGAACGGCGAGGGGCTCCAGCACGAGGACGGCCACTCGCACGTGTTCTCGGCGGTGATCCCGAACTGCCGCTCCTACGATCCGACCTTCTCCTACGAGGTCGCGGTCATCGTGCAGGACGGGCTGCGCCGCATGGTGCAGGAGCAGGAGGACGTCTACTACTACGTCACCGTCCTGAACGAGAACTACGTCCACCCCGCCATGCCGGAGGGCGCGGCCGAGGACATCATCCGCGGGATGTACCTCTTCAAGCGGGGAGGGACGGGCGACAAGAAGGCGCCCCGCGTGCAGCTGCTCGGGTCGGGCGCGATCTTCCGCGAGGTGATCGCCGCCGCCGACCTCCTGAAGAGCCACTGGGGCGTGGACGCGGATCTGTGGGCCTGCCCGAGCTTCACCGAGCTCGCCCGGGACGGGATGGCGATCGCGCGCGAGAACCTGCTCCACCCGGAGGCGCCCGCGAAGAAGTCGCACGTCGAGCGGTGCCTGGGGGAGACCTCCGGCCCGGTGGTCGCCGCGACCGACTACGTGCGCGCCTTCGCCGAGCAGATCCGCCCCTACGTCGGCCGCCGCTACCTCGTGCTCGGCACGGACGGCTACGGGCGGTCCGACACGCGCGAGCGGCTGCGCCGCTTCTTCGAGGTGGACCGGCACCACGTCGCCGTCGCGGCCCTGAAGGCGCTCGCCGACGAGGGGAAGCTCCCACCGGCCAAGGTCGCGGAGGCCATCCGCAAGTACGGCATCGATCCCGCCAAGCCGGCCCCCTGGACCGTCTAG
- a CDS encoding zinc-dependent alcohol dehydrogenase family protein, with translation MRAMVVEHPGRPLAARELPAPEPGPDEILVRVLACGVCRTDLHLADGELALPGRPVVPGHEIVGEVVRAGPGVTRLAPGQLAGIAWLGWACGTCRFCASGRENLCERARFTGWQRDGGYAEYAVADARFAFPLPPGTDPVATAPLLCAGLIGHRAWRMAGEARRLGIFGFGAAGHILAQVARHAGQEVLAFTRPGDEGAQRLARDLGAAWAGGSDAPPPALLDAAVIFAPVGALVPAALSAVAPGGTVVCAGIHMSDIPAFPYALLWGERVLRSVANLTRADGEAFLALAPQVPVRCAVTPFPLAAANEALELLRAGRIEGAAVLVPE, from the coding sequence ATGCGCGCCATGGTCGTCGAGCACCCCGGTCGCCCGCTCGCCGCCCGCGAGCTCCCCGCTCCCGAGCCCGGTCCGGACGAGATCCTCGTGCGCGTCCTCGCCTGCGGGGTGTGCCGGACCGACCTGCACCTCGCGGACGGCGAGCTCGCCCTGCCCGGCCGGCCGGTCGTGCCCGGGCACGAGATCGTCGGGGAGGTGGTCCGCGCCGGGCCAGGCGTGACGCGCCTCGCGCCCGGCCAGCTCGCCGGCATCGCCTGGCTCGGCTGGGCCTGCGGCACCTGCCGCTTCTGCGCCTCCGGCCGCGAGAACCTCTGCGAGCGGGCGCGCTTCACCGGCTGGCAGCGCGACGGGGGCTACGCCGAGTACGCCGTGGCGGACGCGCGCTTCGCGTTCCCCCTCCCGCCCGGGACCGATCCGGTCGCGACCGCGCCGCTCCTCTGCGCCGGCCTCATCGGGCATCGCGCCTGGCGGATGGCCGGCGAGGCGCGCCGGCTCGGGATCTTCGGCTTCGGCGCGGCCGGTCACATCCTGGCGCAGGTCGCCCGCCACGCCGGCCAGGAGGTGCTCGCGTTCACGCGGCCCGGGGACGAGGGTGCGCAGCGGCTCGCCCGCGACCTCGGCGCCGCCTGGGCGGGCGGCTCCGACGCGCCTCCGCCCGCGCTTCTCGACGCCGCGGTGATCTTCGCGCCGGTCGGCGCGCTCGTCCCCGCCGCGCTCTCGGCCGTGGCGCCCGGGGGGACGGTCGTCTGCGCGGGCATCCACATGAGCGACATCCCCGCCTTCCCGTACGCGCTCCTCTGGGGCGAGCGCGTCCTCCGCTCGGTCGCGAACCTCACCCGCGCCGACGGCGAGGCGTTCCTCGCGCTCGCCCCGCAGGTGCCGGTCCGCTGCGCGGTCACGCCGTTCCCGCTCGCCGCGGCGAACGAGGCGCTGGAGCTGCTCCGCGCAGGGCGGATCGAGGGCGCCGCGGTCCTCGTGCCGGAGTGA
- a CDS encoding MbcA/ParS/Xre antitoxin family protein, which translates to MRASAHARAPEPGAVLTKATLRAAELLGLTDAQLARIIGVSGASVSRLRAASRSIDPAAKEGELALTFLRMYRSLNALLGDAASCRAWFHAENAHLGGAPALLVRGVEGLVNVTQYLDAMRGKV; encoded by the coding sequence ATGCGCGCATCCGCCCACGCGAGGGCGCCCGAGCCGGGCGCGGTGCTGACCAAGGCGACGCTCCGCGCGGCCGAGCTGCTCGGGCTCACCGACGCGCAGCTCGCGAGGATCATCGGCGTCAGCGGCGCCTCGGTCTCGCGGCTCCGCGCCGCCTCGCGCTCGATCGACCCCGCGGCCAAGGAGGGCGAGCTCGCGCTCACTTTCCTGCGCATGTACCGCAGCCTCAATGCTTTACTGGGAGACGCAGCGAGCTGCCGCGCGTGGTTCCACGCCGAGAACGCTCACCTCGGCGGCGCTCCCGCGCTCCTGGTGCGGGGCGTCGAAGGGCTGGTGAATGTCACGCAGTATCTGGACGCGATGCGGGGGAAGGTCTAG
- a CDS encoding RES family NAD+ phosphorylase, whose translation MISTRPLVDTDAEHDLLERMIDAQKPPLPPDPAFAGLHYLLYSPFRYPPLRYGSRFGGRHEPSLWYGSEELPTALAETAYYRIVFFEGTEAKLAPHAMPFSAFQVKVATRAGVDLSSPAFKGAARRICSPSDYTASQRLGAEMRADGIEVVRYPSARDPRRGPNVGLFSPAAFAAPAPLATPETWYCTVTGAHDVEFRHERALGIDTELFPRSTFLVDGALPAPAA comes from the coding sequence ATGATCTCCACGCGGCCCCTCGTGGACACCGACGCCGAGCACGACCTGCTCGAGCGCATGATCGACGCGCAGAAGCCGCCGCTGCCGCCGGACCCCGCGTTCGCGGGGCTGCACTACCTCCTCTACTCGCCGTTCCGGTACCCGCCGCTCCGCTACGGCTCGCGCTTCGGCGGACGCCACGAGCCGAGCCTCTGGTACGGGTCCGAGGAGCTGCCCACCGCGCTCGCCGAGACGGCGTATTACCGGATCGTGTTCTTCGAGGGCACGGAGGCGAAGCTCGCGCCCCACGCCATGCCGTTCTCGGCGTTCCAGGTGAAGGTCGCCACCCGCGCGGGCGTGGACCTCTCGTCGCCCGCCTTCAAGGGCGCGGCCCGCCGGATCTGCTCGCCCTCCGACTACACCGCCAGCCAGCGGCTCGGCGCCGAGATGCGGGCGGACGGGATCGAGGTCGTCCGCTACCCCTCGGCGCGCGACCCGCGCCGGGGCCCGAACGTGGGGCTCTTCTCGCCGGCCGCGTTCGCGGCGCCGGCTCCCCTCGCGACGCCCGAGACCTGGTACTGCACGGTCACCGGGGCGCACGACGTCGAGTTTCGCCACGAGCGGGCGCTGGGCATCGACACCGAGCTCTTCCCGCGCAGCACGTTCCTCGTCGACGGCGCGCTGCCGGCGCCCGCTGCCTGA
- a CDS encoding EcsC family protein has translation MPTRLDRPDALALEQAKRALESPDLAIQLASRVGRPIERLVEKLPARSRELVSGATRAALERGLDLAVRTLDFREPGPGGASGTVLATPAGASDLAHRAAVIASGALGGALGAAALPLELPVSTTLMLRSIADHARAQGEDLSELRVRLECLGVFAMGGRSPTDDAGETGYFAVRVALSQAVARAAEQLGARALGDVAAERGAPAVVRLVGLIAQRFGTTVAQKAVAQVVPIVGALAGAGINSVFIQHYQKTAWGHFTVRRLERRYGEEEVRSAYDEAAI, from the coding sequence ATGCCGACGCGCCTCGATCGCCCGGACGCCCTCGCCCTCGAGCAGGCCAAGCGCGCCCTCGAGAGCCCCGACCTCGCCATCCAGCTCGCGAGCCGCGTGGGGCGGCCGATCGAGCGGCTCGTCGAGAAGCTCCCGGCGCGCTCCCGGGAGCTCGTGAGCGGCGCCACGCGCGCAGCGCTCGAGCGGGGGCTCGATCTCGCCGTGCGCACCCTCGACTTCCGGGAGCCGGGCCCCGGCGGCGCCTCGGGGACGGTGCTCGCCACCCCCGCCGGCGCCTCGGACCTCGCGCACCGCGCGGCCGTGATCGCCTCGGGAGCGCTCGGCGGGGCGCTCGGCGCCGCGGCGCTCCCGCTCGAGCTGCCCGTCTCGACCACCCTCATGCTCCGCTCGATCGCCGATCACGCCCGCGCGCAGGGAGAGGACCTCTCGGAGCTGCGGGTGCGGCTCGAGTGCCTCGGCGTCTTCGCCATGGGCGGCCGTTCCCCGACGGACGACGCGGGCGAGACGGGCTACTTCGCGGTGCGCGTGGCCCTCTCGCAGGCGGTCGCGCGCGCCGCCGAGCAGCTCGGGGCGCGCGCCCTCGGCGACGTCGCCGCCGAGCGCGGCGCCCCGGCGGTGGTGCGGCTCGTCGGGCTCATCGCGCAGCGCTTCGGCACGACGGTCGCGCAGAAGGCGGTCGCGCAGGTGGTGCCGATCGTGGGCGCGCTCGCGGGCGCCGGCATCAACTCGGTGTTCATCCAGCACTACCAGAAGACGGCGTGGGGGCACTTCACGGTCCGGCGATTGGAGCGAAGGTACGGGGAGGAGGAGGTGAGGAGCGCATACGACGAGGCCGCGATCTGA